In Agromyces sp. G08B096, a genomic segment contains:
- the secD gene encoding protein translocase subunit SecD — protein sequence MAAPTKRSSRPTPVRKAWRSLTWLGVIIAGLFAINAAGVIWGGGSWTPKLALDLEGGTQIILAPQLEDGQTASQEQLDQAVAIIRQRVDASGVAEAEINTEGSNVVVRIPGELDEQTAARIQSSAKLELRPVLLAGGATNESIDPSASPEPTEPAEELSSTPTVEPTDGSDPNWVTPALQAQYDDFNCAEMDENATNVAPADEPLVTCDTTRTVKYLLGPVEVSGEHIVDATNGMVQTSTGATTGQWAVNIVFDDQGTEDFAEVSTRLYGLKDQAPRDQFAFVLDGAVLSAPSMNGIITDGRPQITGQFQQADSKALADQLKFGALPISFTVQSTDTISPTLGTSQLQSGLIAGLIGLILVVIYTLFQYRALGSVTIASLIIAAVITYLAITILSWYEGYRLSLAGIAGLIVAIGFTADSFIVYFERVRDELRDGRPLVGAVEAGWKRAFRTVLASKGVNLLAAVVLFILAVGSVKGFAYTLGLTTVIDVIVVILFTHPMLQLLAQTKFFSSGNPWSGLDPNALGAVYRGRAEFRKPATVPARKVASSSKEAQKRQTIAERKAAVSAGVGSDEGKES from the coding sequence GTGGCTGCACCTACCAAGCGGTCCTCACGACCGACGCCGGTCCGCAAGGCGTGGCGGTCGCTGACCTGGCTCGGCGTGATCATCGCCGGTCTGTTCGCGATCAACGCCGCCGGAGTCATCTGGGGCGGCGGCTCGTGGACGCCGAAGCTCGCGCTCGACCTCGAGGGCGGCACGCAGATCATCCTGGCGCCGCAGCTCGAAGACGGCCAGACGGCCTCCCAGGAGCAGCTCGACCAGGCCGTCGCGATCATCCGTCAGCGCGTCGACGCCTCGGGCGTCGCAGAGGCGGAGATCAACACCGAGGGCAGCAATGTCGTCGTGCGCATCCCCGGCGAGCTCGACGAGCAGACCGCGGCGCGGATCCAGTCGTCCGCGAAGCTCGAGCTCCGCCCGGTGCTGCTGGCCGGCGGCGCGACGAACGAATCGATCGACCCGAGCGCGTCGCCCGAGCCGACCGAGCCCGCCGAGGAGCTCTCGTCGACGCCGACCGTCGAGCCGACCGACGGCAGCGACCCGAACTGGGTGACCCCGGCGCTGCAGGCGCAGTACGACGACTTCAACTGCGCCGAGATGGACGAGAACGCCACGAACGTCGCGCCGGCCGACGAGCCGCTCGTGACGTGCGACACGACGCGCACGGTGAAGTACCTGCTCGGCCCGGTGGAGGTCAGCGGTGAGCACATCGTCGACGCCACCAACGGCATGGTGCAGACCAGCACGGGCGCCACCACGGGCCAGTGGGCCGTCAACATCGTCTTCGACGACCAGGGCACCGAGGACTTCGCCGAGGTCAGCACCCGCCTGTACGGTCTGAAGGACCAGGCGCCGCGCGACCAGTTCGCGTTCGTGCTCGACGGAGCCGTGCTCTCGGCGCCGTCCATGAACGGCATCATCACCGACGGTCGCCCCCAGATCACCGGCCAGTTCCAGCAGGCCGACTCGAAAGCCCTCGCCGACCAGCTGAAGTTCGGCGCCCTGCCGATCAGCTTCACGGTGCAGTCGACCGACACGATCTCCCCGACGCTCGGCACGTCGCAGCTGCAGTCCGGCCTCATCGCCGGTCTCATCGGCCTCATCCTGGTGGTCATCTACACGCTGTTCCAGTACCGCGCGCTCGGCTCGGTGACCATCGCGTCGCTCATCATCGCCGCGGTCATCACCTACCTCGCGATCACGATCCTGTCGTGGTACGAGGGGTACCGGCTCTCGCTCGCGGGCATCGCGGGCCTCATCGTCGCCATCGGCTTCACGGCCGACTCGTTCATCGTCTACTTCGAGCGCGTCCGTGACGAGCTGCGCGACGGCCGACCCCTCGTCGGCGCCGTCGAAGCGGGCTGGAAGCGCGCCTTCCGCACCGTGCTCGCCTCCAAGGGCGTCAACCTGCTCGCCGCGGTGGTGCTCTTCATCCTGGCGGTCGGCAGCGTGAAGGGCTTCGCGTACACGCTCGGTCTCACCACGGTCATCGACGTCATCGTCGTGATCCTGTTCACCCACCCGATGCTGCAGCTGCTGGCGCAGACGAAGTTCTTCTCGAGCGGAAATCCCTGGTCGGGCCTCGACCCCAACGCGCTCGGCGCGGTCTACCGAGGCCGGGCGGAGTTCCGGAAGCCGGCGACGGTGCCCGCGCGCAAGGTCGCGTCGAGCTCGAAGGAAGCGCAGAAGCGCCAGACGATCGCCGAGCGGAAGGCCGCGGTCTCCGCCGGCGTCGGCTCCGACGAGGGCAAGGAGTCATGA
- the secF gene encoding protein translocase subunit SecF, with the protein MANRLTTFGNDLYTGKRSFNFVGGRRKWYLIAGILLILSVAIPLLRGVNFSIEFTGGSQFQIAGVEDATAQPAVDAVHSVVPESVPKVTVVGESGVRVQTEQLTQEESREVTSALASAYDVPEGEVTSTFIGPSWGADVTRQALVGLVAFVLLAAIIMALYFRTWKMSAAAIIALMADLVATVGIYAAVGFEISPAAMIGILTILSYSLYDTVVVFDKIRENTAEDGQESRRTFAESVNLAVNQTLVRSINTSVVAALPVAAILFIGAGVLGADTLRDISLALLIGILVGTWSTVFIAAPLYSQLREGEPAIKRHDAKVLKERERAAGASADAPAVASA; encoded by the coding sequence ATGGCCAACCGACTGACGACGTTCGGCAACGACCTCTACACCGGCAAGCGCTCCTTCAACTTCGTCGGCGGGCGCCGGAAGTGGTACCTCATCGCCGGCATCCTGCTCATCCTGAGCGTCGCCATCCCGCTGCTCCGCGGGGTGAACTTCAGCATCGAGTTCACCGGCGGCTCGCAGTTCCAGATCGCGGGCGTCGAGGATGCCACGGCTCAGCCGGCCGTCGATGCCGTGCACTCGGTCGTTCCCGAGTCAGTTCCGAAGGTCACGGTCGTCGGTGAGAGCGGTGTGCGCGTGCAGACCGAGCAGCTGACGCAGGAGGAGTCGCGCGAGGTGACCTCGGCGCTCGCCTCCGCGTACGACGTTCCCGAGGGGGAGGTCACGTCTACGTTCATCGGCCCGAGCTGGGGCGCGGATGTCACGCGCCAGGCGCTCGTCGGCCTCGTCGCCTTCGTGCTGCTCGCGGCGATCATCATGGCGCTGTACTTCCGCACCTGGAAGATGTCGGCGGCCGCGATCATCGCGCTCATGGCCGACCTCGTGGCCACGGTCGGCATCTACGCCGCCGTCGGCTTCGAGATCTCCCCGGCCGCGATGATCGGCATCCTGACGATCCTCAGCTACTCGCTCTACGACACGGTCGTCGTATTCGACAAGATCCGGGAGAACACAGCGGAAGACGGCCAGGAGTCCCGGCGGACGTTCGCCGAGTCGGTGAACCTGGCCGTGAACCAGACGCTGGTGCGCTCGATCAACACGTCGGTCGTGGCGGCGCTGCCGGTCGCGGCGATCCTCTTCATCGGGGCGGGCGTGCTCGGTGCGGACACGCTCCGAGACATTTCGCTGGCGCTGCTCATCGGCATCCTGGTCGGCACCTGGTCGACCGTGTTCATCGCCGCTCCGCTGTACTCCCAGCTCCGCGAAGGCGAGCCGGCGATCAAGCGTCACGATGCCAAGGTGCTGAAGGAGCGCGAGCGCGCGGCCGGGGCATCCGCCGACGCTCCGGCGGTCGCCTCCGCATGA
- a CDS encoding YebC/PmpR family DNA-binding transcriptional regulator has protein sequence MSGHSKWATTKHKKAVIDARRAKSFAKLIKNIEVAAKLGGADLNGNPTLYDAVQKAKKTSVPNDNIDRAIKRGAGIGGEAVEYTSIMYEAYGPAGVALMIECLTDNKNRAAAEVRTALSRNGGTLADPGSVAYNFSRKGVIVVSGEGTTEDDVMLAALEAGAEEVEAHPQGFEVVTEASDLVTVRSALQEAGLDYESADVEFVPNLKVEIDAETAKKVFRIIDALEDSDDVQNVYSNFDLSPEVQAELEAE, from the coding sequence ATGTCCGGGCATTCCAAGTGGGCGACGACCAAGCACAAGAAGGCCGTCATCGACGCGCGTCGTGCGAAGTCGTTCGCGAAGCTCATCAAGAACATCGAGGTCGCGGCCAAGCTCGGCGGCGCCGACCTCAACGGCAACCCCACCCTGTACGACGCGGTGCAGAAGGCCAAGAAGACCTCGGTGCCGAACGACAACATCGATCGTGCGATCAAGCGCGGCGCCGGCATCGGCGGCGAGGCGGTCGAGTACACGTCGATCATGTACGAGGCGTACGGGCCCGCCGGCGTCGCGCTCATGATCGAGTGCCTCACCGACAACAAGAACCGCGCCGCCGCCGAGGTCCGCACGGCGCTGTCCCGCAACGGCGGCACTCTCGCCGACCCCGGCAGCGTCGCCTACAACTTCAGCCGCAAGGGCGTCATCGTCGTCTCCGGCGAGGGCACCACGGAGGACGACGTGATGCTCGCCGCGCTCGAGGCGGGCGCCGAGGAGGTCGAGGCGCACCCGCAGGGCTTCGAGGTCGTCACCGAGGCATCCGACCTCGTCACCGTGCGCAGCGCACTCCAGGAGGCCGGGCTCGACTACGAGTCGGCCGACGTGGAGTTCGTGCCCAACCTCAAGGTCGAGATCGACGCCGAGACCGCCAAGAAGGTGTTCCGCATCATCGACGCGCTCGAGGACAGCGACGACGTGCAGAACGTCTACAGCAACTTCGACCTGTCGCCAGAGGTGCAGGCCGAGCTCGAGGCGGAGTAG
- the ruvB gene encoding Holliday junction branch migration DNA helicase RuvB has translation MSDERDLDIDLTDPVLASEAELAFEGALRPKSLGEFVGQTRVRGQLQLLLTAAALQQRTPDHILLAGPPGLGKTTLAMIVAHEGGRPLRMSSGPAIQHAGDLAAILSSLVPGEVLFIDEIHRMARSAEEMLYLAMEDFRIDIMVGKGAGATSVPLDLAPFTLVGATTRAGLLPNPLRDRFGFTAHLEFYDEAELEQVLHRAAGMLGLTIDREGIAEIAGRCRGTPRIANRLLRRVRDYALVHPAGASGGADVAAVRAALELYDVDALGLDRLDRAVMLTILTRFGGGPVGLNTLAVSVGEEAETIEAVVEPFLVRIGLLTRTPRGRVATPAAWRHFGLAERASDAASTLPIDDL, from the coding sequence ATGAGCGACGAGCGAGACCTCGACATCGACCTCACCGACCCGGTGCTGGCCTCGGAGGCGGAGCTCGCCTTCGAGGGCGCGCTCCGGCCGAAGAGCCTCGGCGAGTTCGTCGGCCAGACCCGCGTCCGCGGTCAGCTCCAGCTGCTGCTCACCGCGGCCGCACTGCAGCAGCGTACGCCCGACCACATCCTGCTCGCCGGCCCTCCGGGCCTCGGCAAGACGACCCTCGCCATGATCGTCGCCCACGAGGGCGGGCGCCCGCTGCGGATGTCGAGCGGGCCGGCGATCCAGCATGCCGGCGATCTCGCGGCGATTCTCAGCTCCCTCGTTCCGGGGGAGGTGCTCTTCATCGACGAGATCCATCGCATGGCCCGCTCCGCGGAGGAGATGCTCTACCTCGCGATGGAGGACTTCCGCATCGACATCATGGTCGGCAAGGGTGCCGGCGCCACCTCGGTGCCGCTCGATCTCGCGCCGTTCACGCTCGTCGGCGCCACGACGCGCGCGGGCCTGCTGCCGAATCCGCTGCGCGACCGGTTCGGCTTCACGGCCCACCTGGAGTTCTATGACGAGGCCGAGCTCGAGCAGGTGCTGCACCGGGCGGCGGGCATGCTCGGCCTGACGATCGACCGCGAGGGCATCGCCGAGATCGCCGGCCGCTGCCGCGGCACGCCGCGCATCGCCAACCGGCTGCTGCGGCGCGTCCGCGACTACGCGCTCGTGCATCCCGCCGGCGCGAGCGGGGGAGCGGATGTCGCGGCCGTGCGCGCCGCGCTCGAGCTCTACGACGTTGACGCGCTCGGCCTCGACCGCCTCGATCGCGCCGTCATGCTCACGATCCTCACCCGGTTCGGCGGGGGACCGGTCGGCCTGAACACGCTGGCCGTGTCGGTCGGCGAGGAGGCCGAGACGATCGAGGCGGTCGTCGAGCCGTTCCTGGTGCGGATCGGACTGCTCACGCGGACGCCCCGGGGCCGTGTGGCGACGCCTGCTGCATGGCGGCATTTCGGCCTCGCAGAGCGCGCGTCGGATGCCGCATCGACGCTTCCGATCGATGACCTATAA
- the yajC gene encoding preprotein translocase subunit YajC: protein MAFDPFTIIMLAVLAVLIFFMFRNSRKRQAEARELQAKVVPGAKVMTNFGLFGTILSIDEEDNQVQLEVGPGTVLTVHRQTIARVVDAAEPAADEAAAAPVAGEPEFGERLDTPPADETPDTKKSDD, encoded by the coding sequence ATGGCTTTCGATCCGTTCACCATCATCATGCTCGCCGTCCTGGCGGTCCTGATCTTCTTCATGTTCCGCAACTCCAGGAAGCGTCAGGCCGAGGCGCGCGAGCTGCAGGCGAAGGTGGTGCCGGGCGCGAAGGTGATGACGAACTTCGGTCTCTTCGGCACGATCCTCTCGATCGACGAGGAAGACAACCAGGTCCAGCTCGAGGTCGGCCCCGGCACGGTGCTGACGGTGCACCGCCAGACGATCGCGCGCGTGGTCGACGCGGCCGAGCCCGCCGCCGACGAGGCGGCCGCGGCCCCCGTCGCGGGCGAGCCCGAGTTCGGCGAGCGTCTCGACACGCCCCCGGCCGACGAGACCCCCGACACCAAGAAGTCGGACGACTAA
- a CDS encoding DUF1697 domain-containing protein, producing the protein MTLWVALLRGVNVGGVAITSAELRELASDLGFEDVRTVLASGNVVFSAGRSSSSALRRKIEGALEERFGYDAHVVLVELARLRRIVDDFPFDDADRDRQPYVVFATEASVLGDVLDAAGPLDEDVDPIERGDGVLYWNPVKGTTLKTPFAKVTAKPPFAPELTTRNLRTLRKVLA; encoded by the coding sequence ATGACGCTGTGGGTGGCGCTGCTCCGCGGGGTGAACGTGGGCGGAGTCGCGATCACGTCGGCCGAGTTGCGCGAGCTCGCCTCCGACCTCGGGTTCGAGGACGTGCGCACCGTGCTCGCAAGCGGCAACGTGGTCTTCAGTGCCGGTCGGTCGAGCAGCTCCGCGCTCCGACGGAAGATCGAAGGCGCACTCGAGGAGCGGTTCGGGTACGACGCGCATGTCGTCCTCGTCGAGCTCGCCCGGCTCCGCCGGATCGTCGACGACTTCCCGTTCGACGACGCCGACCGCGATCGACAACCGTACGTGGTCTTCGCCACCGAGGCATCCGTGCTCGGCGACGTGCTCGACGCGGCCGGCCCGCTCGACGAAGACGTGGACCCGATCGAGCGGGGAGACGGCGTCCTGTACTGGAATCCCGTGAAGGGAACGACGCTCAAGACGCCCTTCGCGAAGGTCACCGCGAAGCCGCCGTTCGCGCCCGAGCTCACGACCAGGAACCTCCGGACGCTCCGGAAGGTGCTCGCCTGA
- the ruvA gene encoding Holliday junction branch migration protein RuvA, translated as MISSLRGRVLVAAGSSVVIDVGGVGFHVNTTPALVLATREGHELAVHTSLIVRDDALTLFGFATRDELDVFELLIGVTGVGPKSALGVLSALSPDQVAEAVHREDDAVFRKVSGIGPKTAKLITVSLAGKLQAAAERPASAPVATGGVAESVLAALTGLGWSERVAAEAVDETLETASETDASSVPALLRLTLARLGPAQQAGRAR; from the coding sequence GTGATCTCCTCCCTTCGCGGCCGTGTCCTCGTCGCCGCCGGCAGTTCGGTCGTGATCGACGTCGGCGGAGTCGGGTTCCACGTGAACACCACCCCCGCGCTCGTCCTCGCCACCCGCGAGGGGCATGAGCTCGCCGTGCACACCTCGTTGATCGTCCGCGACGACGCGCTCACCCTCTTCGGGTTCGCCACGCGCGACGAGCTCGACGTGTTCGAGCTGCTGATCGGCGTCACCGGCGTCGGCCCGAAGTCGGCGCTCGGCGTGCTGTCCGCGCTGTCGCCCGACCAGGTCGCCGAGGCCGTGCACCGCGAAGACGACGCGGTGTTCCGCAAGGTCAGCGGCATCGGGCCGAAGACGGCCAAGCTCATCACCGTCTCCCTCGCGGGCAAGCTGCAGGCGGCCGCCGAGCGTCCCGCGAGTGCGCCCGTCGCGACGGGCGGCGTCGCCGAGAGCGTGCTGGCGGCCCTCACCGGGCTCGGCTGGTCCGAGCGCGTCGCCGCCGAGGCGGTCGACGAGACGCTCGAGACCGCGTCCGAGACGGATGCTTCGTCGGTGCCCGCGCTCCTCCGGCTCACGCTGGCCCGGCTCGGCCCGGCACAGCAGGCGGGCAGGGCTCGATGA
- the ruvC gene encoding crossover junction endodeoxyribonuclease RuvC, producing the protein MRVLGVDPGLTRCGVGVVDVEPNRRARLVDVVVLRSPTDLPIERRLARIADGLEAIVEEHRPQAVALERVFARSDVSTIMGTAQISGVAMLIAARRALPVALHTPSEVKAAITGYGRADKKQVGAMVARILGLDAVPKPADAADALALAICHAWRTGGVAGEAVREAGAAGRTRVDADAAGLTPAQRAWLAAERSAAVSGAARRVKE; encoded by the coding sequence ATGCGGGTGCTCGGCGTCGACCCCGGGCTCACCCGCTGCGGCGTGGGCGTGGTCGACGTCGAGCCGAACCGCCGAGCGAGACTCGTCGACGTGGTCGTGCTGCGTTCGCCGACCGATCTGCCGATCGAGCGGCGCCTCGCGCGGATCGCCGACGGGCTCGAGGCGATCGTCGAGGAGCATCGTCCGCAGGCGGTGGCCCTCGAACGCGTCTTCGCGCGTTCCGACGTGTCCACCATCATGGGCACCGCGCAGATCTCCGGGGTCGCGATGCTCATCGCCGCACGGCGGGCGCTGCCCGTCGCCCTGCACACCCCCTCCGAGGTGAAAGCGGCCATCACCGGCTACGGCCGCGCCGACAAGAAGCAGGTCGGCGCGATGGTCGCTCGCATCCTCGGCCTCGATGCGGTGCCGAAGCCCGCCGACGCCGCCGACGCGCTGGCCCTCGCGATCTGCCACGCGTGGCGCACGGGCGGAGTCGCCGGTGAGGCGGTGCGCGAGGCGGGCGCGGCCGGGCGCACGCGCGTCGATGCGGATGCCGCCGGGCTCACGCCCGCTCAGCGCGCGTGGCTCGCCGCGGAGCGCTCCGCAGCCGTGTCGGGAGCCGCCCGTAGGGTGAAGGAGTGA